The Natrinema salaciae genome includes a window with the following:
- a CDS encoding metal-dependent hydrolase, which produces MYQVGHYGGALLAYAPLGTIVALWGHAEVAIVGGLVCVALSTLPDYDHRLPLIDHRGPTHTIPFALLAGAGLAALSAVLVDASSAFADAGFVSFAFLVGFASIGSHLLVDALTPMGIRPFWPISRRRYSADLTTAANPFANYGLLGLGIGAVLTGTAIVVAFG; this is translated from the coding sequence ATGTATCAGGTGGGCCATTACGGTGGGGCGCTCCTGGCGTACGCGCCGCTCGGCACCATCGTCGCCCTGTGGGGGCACGCGGAGGTCGCGATCGTCGGCGGCCTCGTCTGTGTGGCCCTCTCGACGCTTCCCGACTACGATCACCGGCTCCCGTTGATCGACCACCGCGGCCCGACGCACACGATCCCGTTCGCGCTGCTTGCGGGTGCCGGACTCGCCGCCCTGTCCGCCGTCCTCGTCGACGCCTCCTCGGCGTTTGCGGACGCTGGCTTCGTCAGCTTCGCGTTCCTCGTCGGATTCGCCTCGATCGGTTCCCACCTCCTCGTCGACGCCCTGACACCGATGGGTATCCGTCCGTTCTGGCCCATCTCGCGTCGTCGCTACTCCGCGGATCTGACGACGGCGGCGAACCCCTTCGCCAACTACGGCCTGCTCGGACTCGGTATCGGAGCCGTACTGACGGGAACCGCAATCGTCGTCGCGTTCGGCTGA
- a CDS encoding DUF5830 family protein, with the protein MDRDGDRTGTADGVGGEADVEADDDRVALGLALLARLEHESLSLADAVDRIETVTSDPTVTRTILDQAELRGIIERDDGVIRPKSRQYVRFERDVVTKEGEFSCRRCGSGLSTGYFIDLEAGELGPFGSSCIRKVTGRDG; encoded by the coding sequence ATGGACCGCGACGGGGACCGGACCGGAACGGCAGATGGGGTCGGCGGCGAGGCCGACGTCGAAGCGGACGACGACCGTGTCGCGCTCGGACTCGCGCTACTGGCCCGCCTCGAGCACGAATCGCTCTCGCTCGCCGACGCCGTCGACCGGATCGAGACCGTCACGTCCGATCCGACGGTGACGCGGACGATCCTGGATCAGGCCGAACTCCGCGGTATTATCGAGCGCGACGACGGCGTCATCCGCCCGAAGAGCAGGCAGTACGTTCGGTTCGAGCGAGACGTCGTCACGAAAGAGGGGGAGTTTTCCTGTCGGCGCTGTGGCTCCGGCCTCTCGACCGGCTACTTCATCGACCTCGAGGCCGGCGAACTCGGTCCCTTCGGCTCCTCGTGTATTCGAAAAGTAACGGGACGTGACGGCTAG
- the bluB gene encoding 5,6-dimethylbenzimidazole synthase: protein MVEFTDADRNAVYRAIYARRDIRRFAAEPIPDAVLERLVEAAHHAPSVGFSQPWDFVVVTDDETKAEIASIADRAIAAAREGYEEPKRTEFAELKLEGIGESPVNICVTCDPTRGAPHVLGRSSMKRTDVYSTCLAVQNLWLAARAEGVGVGWVSVLYPSEVRDVLGIPPHVKPVAYLCLGYPANGFPAEPVLQQEGWRDRLETDRLVHEETWSDDLAGATDGERTLGS from the coding sequence ATGGTTGAATTCACGGATGCCGACCGGAACGCGGTCTATAGGGCGATCTACGCCCGGCGCGACATCCGACGGTTCGCCGCCGAACCGATTCCGGACGCGGTCCTCGAGCGGCTCGTCGAGGCTGCACACCACGCGCCGAGCGTCGGCTTCTCGCAGCCGTGGGATTTCGTCGTCGTCACCGACGACGAGACGAAAGCCGAGATCGCGTCGATCGCGGATCGCGCCATCGCGGCCGCTCGCGAGGGTTACGAGGAACCGAAGCGGACCGAGTTCGCCGAATTGAAACTCGAGGGGATCGGCGAGTCGCCGGTCAATATCTGCGTGACCTGCGACCCGACGCGGGGCGCACCGCACGTACTCGGCCGAAGCTCGATGAAACGAACCGACGTGTACTCGACGTGTCTCGCCGTGCAGAACCTCTGGTTGGCCGCCCGCGCGGAGGGCGTCGGCGTCGGGTGGGTGAGCGTGCTCTATCCGTCCGAGGTTCGGGACGTACTCGGCATTCCACCCCACGTCAAGCCGGTCGCGTACCTCTGTCTGGGCTATCCGGCGAACGGCTTCCCCGCGGAGCCCGTCCTCCAGCAGGAGGGGTGGCGCGACCGGCTCGAGACGGACCGGCTCGTCCACGAGGAGACGTGGAGCGACGACCTGGCGGGTGCGACCGACGGTGAGCGGACGCTCGGTTCGTAG
- a CDS encoding transcription initiation factor IIB translates to MSQTIVETATEGSTRNGERESAPEQRGSERLECPECAGPIRRDEEHGERTCTECGLVLDADVIDYGPEWRNLDDDADRCRVGAPVSTLRHDRGLSTTIGWQDEDAYGNRISGRKRQQLRRLRTWNERFTSKNAQERNLKQAFGELERMASALGLSEPCRETAGVLYRRAVDEGLLPGRSIEAMTTACLYAAARRHGTPRTLVAFAQVSRVGKLPIQRAYRYLSSELGLEIEPADPVHYLPQYASKLAVSDDAERLAREILEAAKARDLHSGRSPAGLAAAAIYGAARLTNERVTQATVGEETGVSSVTVRNRYRELLDAYEEDRRR, encoded by the coding sequence ATGAGTCAAACGATCGTCGAGACGGCGACCGAGGGATCGACCCGGAACGGAGAGCGCGAGTCGGCTCCCGAACAGCGGGGGTCGGAGCGGCTGGAGTGTCCGGAGTGTGCGGGCCCGATCCGCCGCGACGAGGAACACGGCGAACGAACGTGTACGGAGTGTGGACTCGTACTCGATGCCGACGTCATCGATTACGGCCCGGAGTGGCGAAATCTCGACGACGACGCGGACAGATGCCGGGTCGGCGCACCGGTGTCGACGCTCAGACACGACAGAGGCCTCAGTACGACGATCGGCTGGCAAGACGAGGACGCGTACGGCAACCGGATCTCGGGGCGGAAGCGCCAACAGCTCCGGCGACTGCGGACCTGGAACGAGCGCTTCACCTCGAAGAACGCTCAGGAACGCAATCTCAAACAGGCCTTCGGCGAGCTCGAGCGCATGGCGTCCGCGCTCGGACTGTCGGAGCCGTGTCGCGAAACTGCCGGCGTCCTGTATCGGCGCGCCGTCGACGAGGGCCTGCTTCCGGGGCGGTCGATCGAAGCGATGACGACCGCCTGCCTGTACGCCGCCGCTCGGCGTCACGGCACGCCGCGGACGCTGGTCGCGTTCGCGCAGGTGAGTCGAGTCGGCAAGCTCCCCATTCAGCGGGCGTATCGCTACCTCTCGAGCGAACTCGGCCTCGAGATCGAACCGGCCGATCCGGTCCACTACCTCCCGCAGTACGCCTCGAAACTCGCGGTCAGCGACGACGCCGAGCGGCTGGCTCGGGAGATTCTCGAGGCAGCCAAAGCGCGGGATCTCCACAGTGGCCGAAGCCCGGCCGGGCTGGCGGCGGCGGCGATCTACGGGGCGGCGCGACTGACGAACGAACGCGTCACCCAGGCCACCGTCGGCGAGGAGACGGGGGTCAGTTCGGTCACGGTGCGGAACCGATACCGGGAGCTTCTGGACGCCTACGAGGAGGACCGACGGCGATAG
- a CDS encoding cupin domain-containing protein translates to MPDVTSLSALEEAPHAEVFDDPTPRTVRLRLEADERVPKHRHPESNVVLHVLSGAVELTLGDDTYDLEPGDVVRFDGDRDVSPYAVEDSTALVVFAPKTES, encoded by the coding sequence ATGCCCGATGTCACGTCCCTCTCCGCCCTCGAGGAGGCGCCCCACGCCGAGGTATTCGACGATCCCACGCCTCGAACCGTTCGATTGCGACTCGAGGCCGACGAGCGCGTCCCGAAACACCGCCACCCGGAATCGAACGTCGTGTTGCACGTGCTCAGCGGTGCCGTCGAACTCACGCTCGGCGACGACACCTACGACCTCGAGCCGGGGGACGTCGTCCGATTCGACGGCGATCGGGACGTCTCCCCGTACGCGGTCGAGGACAGTACGGCGCTGGTCGTCTTCGCGCCGAAGACGGAGTCGTAG
- a CDS encoding uracil-DNA glycosylase family protein, with product MKNVTDRTSNPFGLRPPFDRSDPDDRTAVFGYGDANADFHVVGDYPGVHGGETTGVPFTETEDGLAVQDVVREVGFASGPRNELALENCFWSYVHMCSLPNGRRPTDEEYAELERFFDAELRAINAHILLPVGARATDRVLREYTTQRHRFDLDMAALHARDIRGRGFLVVPIQEPVEWTDGDREAIVSKIEALLASDYRQTKGVATTVG from the coding sequence GTGAAAAACGTCACCGACAGGACGAGCAACCCGTTCGGACTGCGACCGCCATTCGATCGCTCCGATCCCGACGACCGGACAGCCGTCTTCGGATACGGTGATGCCAACGCCGACTTCCACGTCGTCGGCGACTACCCCGGTGTCCACGGCGGCGAAACGACCGGCGTTCCCTTCACCGAAACCGAGGACGGACTCGCCGTTCAGGACGTCGTTCGCGAGGTCGGGTTCGCGAGCGGACCGCGGAACGAGCTCGCCCTCGAGAACTGTTTCTGGAGCTACGTCCACATGTGCAGCCTTCCGAACGGCCGGCGGCCAACCGACGAGGAGTACGCCGAGCTCGAGCGGTTCTTCGATGCCGAACTCCGCGCGATCAACGCCCACATCCTCCTGCCGGTCGGGGCGCGGGCGACGGATCGCGTCCTCCGGGAGTACACGACCCAGCGACACCGGTTCGACCTCGACATGGCAGCGCTGCACGCCCGCGACATCCGCGGTCGCGGGTTCCTCGTCGTCCCCATTCAGGAGCCCGTGGAGTGGACCGACGGCGACCGCGAGGCGATCGTCTCGAAGATCGAAGCGCTGCTCGCGAGCGATTACCGGCAGACGAAAGGGGTCGCGACGACGGTCGGCTGA
- a CDS encoding COX15/CtaA family protein: MSYDNHTPDSRFRSLIDRFGFPHLLTATLALVAATILLGVAAKATGSGLACEANWPQCDAGPYNLLPGSLPSFYEWFHRFVAMFAGFAIVGSALAAWRLPDIDRRVVGLVVLGMILTPVQVALGRETVTQYTMDILSLHFWTAVTIFTLFLVATVIVWTPRLTGTHVTGALALGIVALPAHVVLSPVVDAGIATYSPTMQLTQYAVTLTLLGAAIVAAMVGRRRVTGRALAPLLVAPPLVVLVLFFGRQAVNPALEAPYLVATTALFVTFVAGIVLVRRTGGSSGTNETLSP, translated from the coding sequence GTGTCGTACGACAATCACACGCCCGACTCGAGATTTCGATCGCTGATCGATCGGTTCGGCTTTCCGCACCTGTTGACCGCGACGCTCGCGCTGGTCGCGGCGACGATCCTGCTAGGTGTCGCGGCGAAAGCGACGGGCTCCGGACTGGCCTGCGAGGCCAACTGGCCCCAATGTGACGCCGGTCCGTACAACCTGTTGCCGGGGAGTCTCCCGAGTTTCTACGAGTGGTTCCACCGGTTCGTCGCGATGTTCGCCGGGTTCGCCATCGTCGGTTCCGCGCTCGCGGCGTGGCGGCTCCCCGATATCGATCGGCGCGTCGTCGGACTGGTAGTCCTCGGGATGATCCTGACGCCGGTACAGGTCGCGCTCGGCCGCGAAACCGTCACGCAGTACACGATGGACATCCTCTCCCTGCACTTCTGGACCGCGGTCACGATCTTCACGCTGTTCCTCGTCGCGACCGTCATCGTCTGGACACCGCGCCTGACGGGGACCCACGTCACCGGTGCGCTGGCGCTCGGTATCGTCGCGCTGCCGGCACACGTCGTCCTCAGCCCCGTCGTCGACGCGGGCATCGCGACGTACTCGCCGACGATGCAGTTGACGCAGTACGCCGTGACCCTCACGCTGCTCGGCGCGGCGATCGTCGCCGCGATGGTCGGTCGGCGACGCGTTACCGGCCGCGCCCTCGCCCCGTTACTGGTCGCACCGCCGCTGGTGGTCCTCGTCCTCTTCTTCGGCCGGCAGGCGGTCAATCCGGCGCTCGAGGCCCCCTATCTCGTCGCCACCACGGCACTCTTCGTGACGTTCGTCGCCGGGATCGTTCTCGTTCGGCGAACCGGCGGCTCGAGCGGGACGAACGAGACGCTCTCGCCGTAG
- a CDS encoding multicopper oxidase domain-containing protein produces the protein MSDRIGAPGLGLSRREFVAATGGAAALTGLAGCTGQGAQQEPEPASSDEESTSSSEPELPWTSSPEVVQVDERGGSVTLQSVTARHAVHPMDSMGGPVELPRVWAFKADDGTPSVPGPILRTTEGNDIDVTLDNTGADHPHTLHFHGAKKTWENDGVPTTTGITVNPGEKHTYTIPANVPGTHLYHCHYQTHRHIDMGMYGIFRVDPKGYEPADKEYFFTLKDWDSRVNRQLAGEDVDYSPRNRNPDVFTINGKSLPRTLHPEEGSPIIVDHGDTVRLHMVNAGYMSHPMHTHNHRFRLVEKDGGQIPDAAQYEQDVTNIAPAERHTVEFEADADPGIYLMHCHKVSHAMNGNSYPGGMVNGIVYRDAMDTDVFADLMTYAGYEG, from the coding sequence ATGAGTGACCGAATCGGCGCACCCGGATTGGGGCTATCGCGACGGGAATTCGTTGCAGCGACCGGCGGCGCGGCGGCCCTGACCGGCCTGGCGGGCTGTACGGGCCAGGGTGCACAGCAGGAACCCGAACCGGCGAGTTCCGACGAGGAGTCGACATCGTCGTCCGAACCCGAGCTTCCGTGGACGAGTTCCCCGGAGGTCGTGCAAGTCGACGAGCGGGGCGGCAGCGTGACTCTCCAGTCCGTAACGGCTCGACACGCAGTCCACCCGATGGATTCGATGGGCGGCCCCGTCGAACTCCCGCGGGTCTGGGCCTTCAAAGCCGACGACGGGACGCCGAGCGTTCCGGGCCCGATCCTCCGGACGACCGAGGGCAACGACATCGACGTCACCCTCGACAACACGGGGGCCGACCACCCGCACACGCTGCACTTCCACGGCGCGAAGAAGACCTGGGAGAACGACGGCGTCCCGACGACGACCGGTATCACGGTCAATCCGGGCGAGAAACACACCTACACGATCCCGGCGAACGTCCCGGGCACGCACCTCTATCACTGCCACTACCAGACCCATCGACACATCGATATGGGGATGTACGGCATCTTCCGCGTCGATCCGAAGGGGTACGAACCCGCCGACAAGGAGTACTTCTTCACCCTCAAAGACTGGGACTCCCGCGTGAACCGCCAGCTGGCGGGCGAAGACGTGGACTACAGCCCCCGCAATCGCAACCCCGACGTGTTCACGATCAACGGGAAGAGCCTCCCGCGAACGCTTCACCCCGAGGAGGGCTCCCCGATCATCGTCGATCACGGGGACACCGTTCGCCTCCACATGGTCAACGCGGGCTACATGTCCCACCCGATGCACACGCACAACCACCGCTTCCGCCTCGTCGAGAAAGACGGCGGGCAGATCCCGGACGCGGCCCAGTACGAACAGGACGTCACGAATATCGCGCCCGCGGAGCGCCACACCGTCGAGTTCGAAGCCGACGCCGACCCCGGGATCTATCTCATGCACTGCCACAAGGTCAGCCACGCGATGAACGGCAACTCCTATCCCGGCGGGATGGTCAACGGGATCGTCTACCGTGACGCGATGGACACCGACGTCTTCGCCGATCTCATGACGTACGCGGGCTACGAGGGCTGA